Proteins encoded by one window of Babylonia areolata isolate BAREFJ2019XMU chromosome 8, ASM4173473v1, whole genome shotgun sequence:
- the LOC143284602 gene encoding uncharacterized protein LOC143284602 yields the protein MILDFFSKLFIDVFWFISGERPNYYDEVNTDDIDGTYATLKLPEDIAGNSPAAVSTIDDEYLELRKHSFSLVNRDKEVFVPTKVFQKAKDLLTRHHIVLIQGTPASGKTAIGLSLLRHFSTSGYAPLVLQKGLDWKNHVRLSFKQCVLLDGVVGEVRVDRARYLEWYSVFSKLQWTVKENPNCLLVIVLHSHITAHLDTMTHPDSFFLDMSSVDVDDHPLTPEEKRDMLTKHLASRKQTPTSDFMHKIITHDTSGSLFPLCCRNYVRDLSPYENTKSTNGPEVFMTPGLTCVEFFYSVLQDPDNWKDLVPVLILALNRNGSMLGKTEQTEMKLRMLGLVPIEVDMEELPTWAALFKGSVLSMDMKRFRDQNLQDGFSFALSKHQSLELLVKACDAQFLMKHVHVEPTSQTADVIIDNSPAYLPGLMQRICQEILSSNVVQMSQHPALQNSRFLQHFEAFLQQKNCLAALVSAKDCRHEMPLLYWSAWSSRGNLTCWCLDKIVTEDNRVVRRAFLLCCLFGEKVNTARMRRMFDWLCANNILKDAVSSVSLPLPAAEDQLCEEVRSRCHKAMQGSLLLTCGLAEDADPEITDPVTLPSSGREDVEDPGPPPDVASASSARTPLGRRLHDLSQTHGAAAAASQATPTRQHHPPPSAHSYFLSSSQRSSQTSTTGSYVEFREANTVLGSQLSLIAEDGENEESPDRLRHTEASLGQVGRSPLQRNRNNGFSGLSARSARSASLRSLPEGHLHSGIPVPPSIVQTSVEGEGTVIIHSLLSRWYAFLRLVSLCEVDEVNREGYTLLHNAAFSGELKLVRFLVDNGADLATLTKAGNTALTKAVDQNQVAVASYLLKEGSTALLQSNMLPVATVNRSRDLSWMLGTQSLFLILSKIVRKRRAKMMNFLFTYGIRLTEEGEIRALLREAQSVENNEAVISILRRSLDGSGESGDGDQTYSATLPVNPHAHSLFPGRPHTGPPSRPPPRVNSPVNPQQQARVNQPVNPQQQARVNQHVNPRQQARVNQPVNPQQQARVNQHVNPRQQARVNQPVNPQQQARVNQPVNPQQQARVNQPVNPQQQARVNPHVSSPTGPSPRARQDHEKKKKPFKWPF from the exons ATGATACTTGATTTTTTCTCCAAgttatttattgatgtattttGGTTTATTTCAGGTGAGAGGCCCAACTACTATGATGAAGTGAATACTGATGATATTG ATGGAACATATGCTACATTGAAGTTGCCTGAAGATATTGCCGGAAACAGCCCTGCTGCAGTGAGCACAATTGATGATGAATACCTGGAACTGAGAA agCACAGCTTCTCCCTGGTGAACAGAGACAAGGAGGTGTTTGTCCCGACAAAGGTGTTCCAGAAAGCCAAAGACCTGCTGACTCGTCACCACATCGTCCTCATCCAGGGCACTCCAGCATCAGGGAAAACGGCCATCGGTCTGTCTCTGCTGCGCCACTTCAGCACCAGTGGCTATGCCCCCCTGGTCCTGCAGAAAGGCCTGGACTGGAAGAACCACGTTCGGCTCAGTTTCAAACAGTGTGTGCTGTTAGATGGTGTAGTGGGGGAG gtgAGAGTGGACCGTGCGCGGTACCTGGAGTGGTACAGCGTGTTCAGCAAACTGCAGTGGACAGTGAAGGAGAACCCCAACTGTCTGCTGGTCATCGTCCTCCACTCCCACATCACTGCTCACCTGGACAC CATGACACATCCAGATTCCTTCTTCCTGGACATGTCGTCAGTGGATGTTGATGACCACCCTCTGACCCCTGAGGAGAAACGAGACATGCTGACCAAACACCTGGCCTCCAGGAAACAGACACCAACCTCTGACTTCATGCATAAAATCATCACTCACGACACCAGTggctctctctttcctttgtgCTGCAGGAACTATGTGAGAGATTTATCCCCCTATGAGAACACCAAGTCGACTAACGGTCCTGAGGTATTCATGACCCCAGGACTGACCTGTGTGGAGTTTTTCTACTCCGTTCTGCAGGACCCGGACAACTGGAAGGACCTGGTGCCGGTCCTGATCCTGGCTCTGAACAGAAACGGCTCTATGCTGGGCAAAACTGAACAGACAGAAATGAAGCTGAGAATGCTGGGGCTGGTCCCCATAGAAGTGGACATGGAAGAGCTACCGACATGGGCAGCGTTGTTCAAAGGTTCTGTTCTTAGCATGGACATGAAGCGTTTCCGTGACCAGAACCTGCAGGACGGGTTCAGCTTTGCTCTGTCCAAGCACCAGTCTCTGGAGCTGTTGGTGAAGGCGTGTGACGCCCAGTTCCTGATGAAGCACGTGCACGTCGAACCCACGTCCCAGACGGCGGATGTGATCATCGACAACTCGCCCGCCTACCTCCCCGGTCTGATGCAGAGAATCTGCCAGGAAATTCTCAGCAGCAACGTGGTGCAGATGAGTCAGCACCCGGCCCTTCAGAACAGCCGCTTCCTGCAGCACTTTGAGGCCTTCCTGCAGCAGAAGAACTGTCTGGCCGCTCTGGTGTCGGCCAAGGACTGCCGCCACGAAATGCCGCTGCTGTACTGGTCCGCCTGGAGCTCACGTGGGAACCTGACCTGCTGGTGTCTGGACAAGATTGTAACGGAGGACAACCGTGTAGTGAGGCGGGCCTTCCTGCTTTGCTGCCTCTTCGGGGAGAAGGTGAACACGGCCCGGATGCGGCGCATGTTTGACTGGCTGTGTGCCAACAACATCCTGAAGGACGCCGTGTCCTCCGTCTCTCTGCCGCTGCCGGCCGCTGAGGACCAGCTGTGCGAGGAGGTCAGGTCACGCTGCCACAAAGCCATGCAGGGATCCCTGCTTCTCACCTGTGGTCTGGCGGAAGATGCCGACCCTGAAATTACTGACCCTGTGACGCTTCCCTCCAGTGGAAGAGAAGACGTTGAGGATCCAGGACCCCCACCAGATGTCGCTTCAGCGTCCAGTGCCAGGACTCCCCTTGGGCGAAGACTCCACGACTTGTCGCAGACACATGGCGCTGCTGCTGCCGCCAGCCAGGCCACCCCCACCAGGcagcaccacccacccccatcagctCACAGTTACTTCCTGTCCTCCTCGCAGCGGTCTTCTCAGACTTCCACGACCGGGAGTTACGTGGAGTTCAGAGAGGCCAACACTGTGCTCGGTTCGCAGCTGTCTCTCATTGCTGAGGATGGGGAGAACGAGGAATCACCCGACAGGCTCAGGCACACAGAGGCCTCGCTGGGACAGGTCGGACGCTCTCCCTTGCAGCGGAACCGCAACAATGGCTTCTCGGGTCTCTCTGCCAGGTCTGCCAGGAGCGCCTCGCTGAGGTCGTTACCTGAAGGCCACCTGCATTCTGGGATACCTGTGCCCCCCAGCATCGTCCAGACCAGCGTGGAGGGAGAGGGCACAGTCATCATACATTCCCT GTTATCGCGGTGGTACGCCTTCCTGCGCCTGGTGTCCCTGTGTGAGGTGGATGAGGTGAACCGTGAGGGCTACACTTTGTTGCATAATGCCGCCTTCAGCGGAGAGCTCAAACTGGTTCGATTCCTGGTGGACAATGGGGCAGACCTGGCCACGCTCACCAAGGCCGGAAACACCGCCCTCACCAAGGCTGTGGACCAGAACCAG gtggcAGTGGCATCTTACCTGCTGAAGGAGGGGAGCACAGCTTTGCTGCAGTCCAACATGTTGCCGGTGGCGACCGTCAACAGAAGCCGGGATCTGTCGTGGATGCTGGGAACACAGagcctcttcctcatcctcagcAAGATCGTGCGCAAGAGGCGGGCCAAGATGATGAACTTTCTCTTCACCTACGGCATTCGGCTGACGGAAGAAGGGGAGATAAGAGCCTTGCTGAGAGAGGCGCAGTCTGTGGAGAACAACGAGGCGGTCATTTCCATACTGAGGCGATCTTTGGACGGCAGTGGGGAGAGCGGTGATGGCGATCAGACTTATTCGGCGACTCTGCCTGTCAACCCACATGCTCATTCCCTGTTCCCAGGAAGGCCACATACTGGTCCCCCATCTCGACCACCGCCCAGAGTAAATTCGCCTGTCAACCCTCAACAGCAGGCCAGAGTAAATCAACCTGTCAACCCTCAACAGCAGGCCAGAGTAAATCAACATGTCAACCCTCGACAGCAGGCCAGAGTAAATCAACCTGTCAACCCTCAACAGCAGGCCAGAGTAAATCAACATGTCAACCCTCGACAGCAGGCCAGAGTAAATCAACCTGTCAACCCTCAACAGCAGGCCAGAGTAAATCAACCTGTCAACCCTCAACAGCAGGCCAGAGTAAATCAACCTGTCAACCCTCAACAGCAGGCCAGAGTAAATCCACATGTCAGCTCTCCTACGGGACCTTCGCCCAGAGCAAGGCAAGaccatgagaagaaaaagaaacccttCAAATGGCCCTTCTAA